From a single Okeanomitos corallinicola TIOX110 genomic region:
- a CDS encoding RsmB/NOP family class I SAM-dependent RNA methyltransferase → MEKPSNLLLKVARRLFNNADEQARFIAALVDPQPFSPCILWCQERPQISPFVVEISTLWQPKFIDRLNISEKPGQHFLHQQGYFYCLDFSSVFAASVLLTINQPISLIFDMCAAPGGKSIFAWKALQPDLLISNEVIGKRLGMLISNLKRCQIQPSCVVNRDPSIFAESFSQSSNLVIVDAPCTGQSLLAKGGKAPGCFHHTSINKSANRQKRIIANSAQVVAPQGYLLYMTCTYSPEENEQVCEWFLEKFPQFKAVKVEHLSTYQSHLTDIPCYRMFPQDRLGAGAFTVLLQNTEDGEIKDGQLETILAMSRYKNMITQSDVNQEDI, encoded by the coding sequence ATGGAAAAGCCTTCAAATTTATTACTAAAAGTTGCCCGTCGTTTATTTAATAATGCTGATGAACAAGCAAGGTTTATTGCAGCTTTAGTTGATCCTCAACCTTTTTCACCTTGTATTCTTTGGTGTCAAGAACGTCCCCAAATTTCACCTTTTGTAGTAGAAATATCAACACTTTGGCAACCTAAATTTATAGATAGATTAAACATTTCAGAAAAGCCTGGTCAACATTTTCTGCATCAACAAGGATATTTTTATTGTTTGGATTTTTCTTCTGTATTTGCTGCTTCTGTCTTGTTAACAATTAATCAACCAATATCTTTAATTTTTGATATGTGCGCTGCACCAGGAGGTAAAAGTATCTTTGCATGGAAGGCGTTACAACCTGATTTATTAATTAGTAATGAGGTGATTGGTAAACGTTTAGGGATGTTAATTTCTAATTTGAAACGTTGTCAAATTCAACCTAGTTGTGTAGTGAATCGAGATCCTAGTATTTTTGCAGAGAGTTTTTCTCAATCCAGTAATTTGGTCATAGTTGATGCACCTTGTACTGGACAATCTTTATTAGCTAAAGGTGGAAAAGCACCGGGATGTTTTCACCATACCTCAATTAATAAAAGTGCCAATCGTCAAAAAAGAATTATTGCTAATTCAGCCCAAGTTGTCGCCCCTCAAGGTTATTTGCTGTATATGACTTGCACCTATTCACCAGAAGAGAATGAACAAGTTTGTGAATGGTTTTTAGAAAAATTCCCTCAGTTTAAAGCTGTAAAAGTTGAGCATTTATCAACTTATCAATCACATTTAACTGATATTCCTTGTTATCGGATGTTTCCTCAAGATAGATTAGGTGCTGGTGCATTTACAGTATTATTGCAAAATACAGAGGATGGGGAAATAAAAGATGGGCAATTAGAAACAATCTTGGCGATGAGTAGGTATAAAAATATGATCACTCAGTCAGATGTAAATCAAGAAGATATCTGA